Proteins encoded by one window of Tunturibacter psychrotolerans:
- a CDS encoding EscU/YscU/HrcU family type III secretion system export apparatus switch protein, which translates to MADKGTEQATPLRKKKAKDKGDSVHSRELLSAMAMLGGIMMLGAMSNGFVADWGKVYQESLRSATTNVSGLNGQSGEQLFNVAVRRILVPALMPVGFVMAASFAGALVSGVAQSGGVQIYPSTLELKFSKLNPVTNLGNLFSLRSATRLVKSLVPAAVMVVLGWGALKALMIPMPVMSLLRLPATFSAAYGLALDAAWVTLVWSALDYAIEWRSWNQRLKMSKQELREEMRDAMGNPQIKAKIRQAQRAMRKRKVKADMSRASVVITNPTHYAVALEFSFETMSAPTVLAKGRDLLAAEIREEARWAGVPIIENPPLARSLYKMVEPGQSIPFDLYAAVAGILAFLYRQKVEERVRRDRQANEREQKAKLASRLFDGRGNVGATGMVGMRGFGGGM; encoded by the coding sequence ATGGCAGATAAAGGCACAGAGCAGGCTACTCCATTACGAAAGAAGAAAGCGAAGGATAAGGGCGATAGCGTTCATAGCCGCGAGTTGCTGTCAGCGATGGCAATGCTCGGCGGCATCATGATGCTCGGCGCGATGTCGAATGGGTTTGTGGCTGACTGGGGCAAGGTGTACCAGGAGAGTCTCCGCTCCGCTACGACAAATGTGAGCGGCTTGAATGGACAGAGCGGAGAACAGCTTTTCAACGTGGCTGTGCGCCGTATTCTCGTGCCCGCGCTTATGCCTGTGGGGTTCGTCATGGCGGCAAGCTTCGCCGGTGCGCTGGTGTCGGGAGTGGCACAGAGCGGTGGCGTGCAGATCTATCCGAGTACGTTGGAGCTTAAATTTTCGAAGCTGAATCCAGTTACGAACTTGGGAAACCTGTTCAGCTTGCGATCGGCGACACGATTGGTGAAGTCGTTGGTCCCGGCAGCGGTCATGGTTGTGCTGGGCTGGGGCGCTCTGAAGGCGTTGATGATTCCGATGCCGGTGATGAGTCTGCTGCGACTGCCTGCGACGTTTTCTGCGGCGTACGGGTTGGCGCTCGATGCCGCGTGGGTGACGCTGGTGTGGTCCGCGCTCGACTATGCGATCGAGTGGAGGAGCTGGAATCAGCGGCTGAAGATGAGCAAGCAGGAGCTGCGCGAAGAGATGCGCGATGCTATGGGCAATCCGCAGATCAAGGCGAAGATCCGGCAGGCTCAGCGAGCGATGCGTAAGCGCAAGGTGAAGGCGGATATGTCTCGGGCGAGCGTGGTGATTACGAATCCTACGCACTATGCGGTAGCGCTGGAGTTCAGCTTCGAGACGATGTCGGCGCCTACGGTGCTCGCCAAGGGGCGCGATCTGCTGGCCGCGGAGATTCGTGAAGAGGCGCGATGGGCGGGGGTTCCGATTATTGAGAATCCGCCGCTGGCGCGGAGCTTATACAAGATGGTCGAGCCGGGGCAATCGATTCCATTTGATCTGTACGCGGCGGTAGCGGGAATTCTGGCTTTTCTCTATCGGCAAAAGGTAGAGGAGCGTGTGCGACGGGATCGTCAGGCGAACGAGAGAGAGCAGAAGGCCAAATTGGCGAGCCGGCTGTTCGATGGAAGAGGGAACGTGGGAGCGACGGGAATGGTTGGAATGCGTGGTTTTGGAGGTGGGATGTGA
- the flhA gene encoding flagellar biosynthesis protein FlhA → MAKLQTLMLPVAAISMVFVMIIPVPSVVLDILLAASITASVIVFLTAVQVRRAVDFSVFPTLLLLLTLFRLSLNLASSRRILLHGQEGTHAAGAVIEAFGQFVVGGNYVVGLVLFLALIAIQFLVVSHGAVRTAEVTARFTLDALPGKQMAIDADMNAGLIDEQGARKRRQAIAREAEFYGAMDGAAKFNQRDSLATILITAINIVAGLLIGVLQHGTDLATAVKTYTILTVGDGLVTMIPSLLVSIAGGMVLTRASSAGSLDEELGTQLLRGRNTLWIACGVLLGLALIPGLPKLSFVLLAVGVGLIARRLPAAKDASLLLAEETSGVAAKGDKAKAADAAKGENLASLLKMDELTLEIGFQLIPMVDEKQGGQMLNRVRALRRHLATELGFIVPPIHITDNLRLKPREYVVSLRGIEIARWQTEQNWLLAVNSDPKARVLPGVETKEPAFGVQARWIQPGLEEQALAAGYSVVDQTTVIGTHLGELIRRHAHELLGRQEVKRLLDSLNDSHPKLVEELVPKMMTLGEVQRVLQQLLREQVSIRDLGAILEILVEAAQQSKNLVHLVESVRQSLGRGLVHSLLDGEGGLKVLVLEPDLESELQQTFDPQGAGLLLGDGSRPAGMRSDFLKRLVESVKRLTGGAATSALPVLLCPSPARYHVRRWLEPFLPKVTVLAPGEIPPEIRVRSIGTVG, encoded by the coding sequence ATGGCGAAGCTACAGACGCTGATGTTGCCGGTAGCGGCTATCAGCATGGTGTTCGTCATGATTATTCCGGTGCCGAGTGTGGTGCTGGATATTTTGCTGGCAGCCTCCATTACGGCGTCGGTGATTGTGTTTTTGACAGCGGTGCAGGTGCGGCGCGCGGTCGATTTCTCGGTGTTTCCAACGCTGCTTTTGTTGCTGACACTGTTTCGGCTGTCCTTGAATCTGGCATCGAGCCGGAGGATTTTGCTGCATGGACAGGAGGGAACGCATGCCGCAGGTGCGGTGATTGAAGCGTTCGGGCAGTTTGTGGTCGGTGGGAATTATGTGGTCGGGCTGGTTCTGTTTCTTGCGCTGATCGCGATTCAGTTTCTTGTGGTGAGCCATGGTGCGGTGAGAACAGCTGAGGTCACGGCAAGATTTACTCTCGACGCTCTGCCGGGTAAGCAGATGGCCATCGACGCGGATATGAATGCAGGCTTGATCGATGAGCAAGGAGCGAGGAAGAGAAGACAGGCCATCGCTCGCGAGGCTGAGTTCTACGGCGCGATGGATGGCGCGGCTAAGTTCAATCAACGAGATTCGCTGGCGACGATTTTGATTACGGCGATCAACATCGTGGCTGGATTGTTGATCGGGGTGTTGCAGCATGGCACGGATCTGGCTACTGCGGTAAAGACCTACACCATTCTGACGGTCGGCGATGGTCTCGTAACGATGATCCCCAGCCTGCTGGTTTCGATTGCAGGTGGCATGGTGCTGACGCGGGCTTCGTCTGCTGGGTCGCTCGACGAAGAGCTGGGTACGCAACTGTTACGGGGACGCAATACGCTCTGGATCGCCTGCGGTGTGCTGCTTGGGCTGGCTCTGATTCCTGGATTGCCGAAGCTGTCGTTTGTGTTGCTGGCAGTTGGCGTTGGATTGATTGCGCGGCGGCTTCCCGCGGCGAAGGACGCTTCTTTACTGTTGGCGGAGGAGACCTCCGGAGTTGCTGCGAAGGGCGATAAAGCGAAAGCAGCGGATGCAGCGAAGGGTGAGAATCTGGCCTCGTTGCTGAAGATGGATGAGCTGACGTTGGAGATCGGATTCCAGCTGATTCCCATGGTGGACGAGAAGCAGGGCGGACAAATGCTCAACCGCGTGCGTGCGCTGCGGAGACACCTGGCGACCGAGCTTGGGTTTATCGTTCCGCCGATTCATATTACGGACAACCTGCGGCTGAAGCCGCGTGAGTATGTTGTGAGTCTTCGCGGGATCGAGATTGCGCGTTGGCAGACAGAGCAAAACTGGTTGCTGGCCGTGAACTCAGATCCAAAAGCGCGTGTGCTGCCTGGCGTGGAGACGAAAGAGCCGGCGTTTGGCGTGCAGGCCCGGTGGATTCAGCCTGGGTTGGAGGAGCAGGCTCTTGCTGCAGGCTACTCGGTAGTGGATCAGACCACTGTGATTGGAACGCATCTCGGTGAGTTGATTCGAAGGCATGCACATGAACTACTGGGCCGGCAGGAGGTGAAGCGTCTGTTGGACAGCTTGAATGACAGTCATCCCAAGTTGGTGGAAGAGCTGGTACCAAAGATGATGACGCTGGGCGAGGTTCAGCGCGTGCTGCAGCAGCTACTGCGGGAGCAGGTTTCGATTCGCGACCTGGGGGCGATCCTCGAGATCCTGGTGGAAGCCGCGCAGCAGTCGAAGAACTTGGTGCACCTGGTGGAGAGTGTGCGGCAGTCGCTGGGGAGGGGGCTGGTGCATTCCCTGCTGGATGGCGAAGGCGGATTGAAGGTGCTGGTGCTGGAGCCGGACCTTGAGAGCGAACTGCAGCAGACTTTTGATCCACAGGGCGCCGGGTTGCTGTTGGGGGATGGATCACGACCAGCGGGCATGCGCTCGGACTTTCTGAAGCGGCTGGTGGAATCTGTGAAACGCCTAACCGGAGGAGCGGCCACCTCGGCACTCCCCGTGCTTCTATGTCCGAGTCCAGCCCGTTATCACGTGCGACGTTGGCTGGAGCCGTTTTTGCCGAAGGTGACGGTGCTGGCGCCAGGAGAGATTCCTCCTGAGATTCGAGTACGGAGCATTGGCACGGTTGGGTAG
- a CDS encoding sigma-70 family RNA polymerase sigma factor — MPIQIGQRLSKGKLSGEQWASSEAAQFDEMAGLKETAIFAPFTAEGLGATEGGSATERDMLLMEHLPTVRYLARRIHERLPQHVELDDLVSAGVVGLIDAFSKFDHKKKVQFKSYAQFRIRGAILDSLRTLDWSPRELRRKGRAVEEAIRAVTQRVGRAPSEQEIAREMELTLAEYQALLGDLKGLEIGSLHMERSEDSGDEELAYVPGAPEDDPLFRCLKGEMKQRLADAIDELPEKERMVLTLYYYEELTMKEIGLTLGVVESRVSQIHSSAVLRLRASLASLRPGDSVGVVKAKASKRKSGVR; from the coding sequence ATGCCGATACAGATTGGACAAAGGTTGTCGAAGGGGAAGCTCTCCGGAGAGCAATGGGCTTCGTCGGAGGCTGCACAATTTGATGAGATGGCGGGTCTGAAGGAGACGGCCATATTTGCCCCGTTCACCGCTGAGGGGCTAGGGGCGACGGAGGGTGGCAGTGCAACCGAGCGGGACATGCTTTTGATGGAGCACCTGCCAACGGTGCGCTACCTCGCACGACGTATCCATGAACGGCTGCCTCAGCATGTGGAGTTGGATGACCTGGTTTCCGCCGGAGTGGTTGGGTTGATCGATGCCTTTTCGAAGTTTGACCACAAGAAAAAGGTGCAGTTCAAAAGCTATGCGCAGTTCAGGATTCGTGGAGCGATTCTTGATTCGCTGCGTACTCTGGACTGGAGCCCAAGAGAGTTGCGACGTAAAGGAAGGGCCGTTGAAGAGGCGATTCGTGCGGTGACGCAGCGGGTGGGACGAGCGCCGTCTGAGCAGGAGATTGCTCGGGAGATGGAGCTGACACTGGCGGAGTATCAGGCGCTGTTGGGAGATCTGAAGGGCCTTGAGATCGGCAGTCTGCACATGGAACGGTCGGAGGACTCGGGTGACGAAGAGCTTGCTTACGTGCCCGGAGCACCAGAGGATGATCCGCTCTTTCGTTGCTTGAAAGGGGAGATGAAGCAGCGACTGGCGGATGCGATCGACGAACTTCCGGAGAAGGAGCGGATGGTATTGACACTGTACTACTACGAAGAGCTCACGATGAAAGAGATTGGACTGACTTTGGGCGTGGTGGAGTCGAGAGTCTCGCAGATCCACTCTTCGGCGGTGTTGCGACTGAGGGCGTCTCTTGCGAGTCTGCGGCCGGGAGATTCGGTCGGAGTGGTGAAGGCGAAGGCTTCGAAACGGAAGTCTGGAGTACGTTGA
- a CDS encoding flagellar motor switch protein FliM, translated as MGKQLGQGDIDALFAAAGANASEQVEGAEAEVPLEQYDFSSAGQISNDQMRAISSVNDLFARNLMHTLGAWLRTPFKMKLVAGEQLPFSEFLERLSSPNYICSIRLEPLGAVGLLELELALASPIVDVLLGGVGRAWPARELTDIEDAILTSVVQMTVKELNLAWQSVGLEFVFEKRETDAAVARLLTSGEKTLCVSFEARMPEAQGAMNICLPAVVLNAILRRLISEGDRPKRRSKEAQARMRELLAEVKFGTALQFPSMRLKASELAALEPGTVLRLPLAKHSISELRVGGLQLGRAHPVRTGEHRGAQLEGEIDGEILNDALESQGVVETMSVN; from the coding sequence ATGGGAAAGCAGCTTGGGCAGGGAGATATCGATGCACTGTTTGCGGCGGCCGGGGCAAATGCTTCTGAGCAGGTAGAGGGCGCAGAGGCCGAGGTGCCTCTGGAGCAGTATGACTTTAGTAGCGCGGGTCAGATTAGCAACGATCAAATGCGTGCGATCAGTTCGGTCAACGACCTGTTTGCCAGGAATCTAATGCATACCCTTGGTGCATGGCTGAGGACCCCGTTCAAGATGAAGCTAGTGGCGGGCGAGCAACTCCCCTTCAGCGAATTTCTGGAGCGGCTCTCATCGCCGAATTACATCTGTTCGATTCGGTTGGAGCCACTTGGGGCAGTTGGGTTGCTGGAACTGGAGCTGGCGCTGGCGTCGCCCATTGTTGATGTATTGCTTGGTGGGGTGGGGCGGGCCTGGCCGGCGCGGGAGTTGACGGATATCGAAGATGCAATTCTGACGTCGGTTGTGCAGATGACGGTGAAGGAGTTGAACCTGGCATGGCAGTCGGTCGGGTTGGAGTTTGTTTTCGAGAAGCGAGAGACTGACGCTGCGGTGGCGCGGTTGCTAACCTCCGGGGAAAAAACGCTGTGTGTCAGCTTCGAGGCGCGTATGCCTGAGGCTCAGGGTGCGATGAACATCTGCCTCCCGGCAGTTGTCTTGAATGCGATTCTGCGACGGTTGATCTCTGAGGGGGATCGTCCCAAGAGACGATCGAAGGAGGCGCAGGCAAGGATGCGCGAGCTGTTGGCTGAGGTAAAGTTCGGCACCGCGCTGCAGTTTCCATCAATGCGTCTAAAGGCGAGTGAGTTGGCGGCCCTGGAGCCGGGCACGGTGTTGCGTCTTCCGTTAGCGAAGCACTCGATCTCGGAGCTGCGCGTTGGCGGTCTGCAGCTTGGGAGAGCGCACCCGGTGCGGACTGGCGAGCATCGCGGGGCTCAGTTAGAGGGCGAGATCGACGGCGAAATCTTAAACGATGCCTTGGAGAGTCAGGGCGTGGTCGAAACCATGAGTGTGAACTAG
- the fliN gene encoding flagellar motor switch protein FliN, translated as MDKVIGSDEIAGIDPGIGLLCDIELDATLQFGSRDMPLREVLQLGPGDVVELDRHVSEPVDLIVGDRIVARGEVVVVSGNFALRITEVATPQLRLESIRCLF; from the coding sequence ATGGACAAGGTGATTGGCTCGGATGAGATAGCTGGGATTGATCCAGGGATCGGGCTATTGTGTGACATTGAACTGGATGCGACGCTGCAGTTCGGTTCACGCGATATGCCGTTGCGGGAGGTGTTGCAGTTGGGGCCGGGGGACGTGGTGGAGTTGGACCGCCACGTATCGGAGCCGGTTGACCTGATAGTGGGTGACAGGATTGTGGCTCGGGGTGAGGTGGTCGTTGTCAGTGGCAACTTCGCTCTGCGCATTACCGAGGTGGCGACGCCGCAACTGAGACTGGAGAGCATTCGATGCCTTTTCTAA
- a CDS encoding peptidoglycan-binding domain-containing protein — translation MPCLAFTHARRGPTSPRLSNKHSATKPAGQRGIDDARATQIQASLIKSGYLSGEASGHWDPQTQSAMQKFQEDNGWQTKLIPDSRAIIKLGLGPQQDSNISAGTSSAMAAPSMSPAPGFMQR, via the coding sequence GTGCCATGCTTGGCATTCACTCACGCGCGTCGCGGACCGACATCCCCCAGGTTATCGAATAAACACTCCGCAACGAAGCCAGCAGGCCAGCGGGGCATTGATGACGCGCGAGCAACGCAGATTCAGGCGTCGCTCATCAAGTCAGGCTATCTCTCCGGCGAAGCCTCCGGCCACTGGGATCCTCAGACCCAATCGGCCATGCAGAAGTTTCAGGAAGATAATGGCTGGCAAACAAAGCTGATTCCCGATTCCAGAGCGATCATCAAGCTTGGTCTCGGCCCCCAGCAGGATTCCAACATTAGCGCTGGCACATCCTCCGCAATGGCCGCGCCTTCCATGTCGCCAGCTCCAGGTTTCATGCAACGATAG
- a CDS encoding trypsin-like peptidase domain-containing protein, producing the protein MDTPKNTSSTLLERIRAHRLTTTFTLLATLSVGILAGSILTRNVSGKEQSEVNSTDAKPLVIPSPVALSNGFSQIVKQVGPAVVNINTEELPKPSNSKRKRGGQRLPQPSDPNSDDDSQQSPGDMQDFFNRFFGGQGGDDGDGGAAGERRALGSGFIVDSRGYIITNNHVVDKADKIYVKLSTDPDGGPGDEGRPATVIGVDKDTDIAVIKIDTKEPLPTVKLGNSDGAQVGDWVLAIGSPFALSKTVTAGIISAKNRSIDEPSPNGVSQTQFQRFIQTDAAINPGNSGGPLVDMAGQVVGMNTAIYTQSMGSQGVGFAMPANIIANVYNMLIGPEHKVVRGSIGIQFQVAQSSAVNRVYGFSSGVIVGVVTPNGGAAKAGIQAGDVIVSIDGRNIKDGDDLVNDISARHVGSTVKLGYLREGKQNSANVVIGDRAKTYADITGQPDDTSTPQETDAGEGKLGITVSAIPASLSAKVGVKGGVIVTNVRPGSFADEIGLGKGTIITAINRKPVTDEASYRAIVSALKSKDDVVFVIQSPIQKNLNSYVGGTLP; encoded by the coding sequence ATGGACACACCGAAGAACACTTCCTCCACTCTGCTCGAACGCATTCGCGCCCATCGCCTCACCACGACGTTCACCCTCCTTGCGACTTTGTCCGTCGGCATTCTGGCCGGTTCCATTCTTACGCGCAACGTCAGCGGAAAAGAGCAGTCAGAGGTCAATTCCACCGACGCGAAACCACTCGTGATTCCATCGCCCGTTGCGCTCTCCAACGGCTTCTCTCAGATCGTCAAACAAGTCGGACCAGCTGTCGTCAATATCAACACCGAAGAGCTACCCAAGCCATCCAACAGTAAACGCAAGCGCGGCGGTCAGCGTCTACCTCAGCCGAGTGACCCAAACAGTGACGACGACAGCCAGCAGTCCCCCGGCGACATGCAGGACTTCTTCAATCGCTTCTTCGGTGGGCAGGGCGGAGACGATGGTGACGGTGGCGCTGCAGGTGAGCGCCGCGCTCTCGGCTCCGGCTTTATCGTGGACTCGCGCGGCTACATCATCACCAACAACCACGTAGTCGACAAAGCCGACAAGATCTACGTGAAGCTCTCCACCGATCCTGACGGTGGTCCCGGTGACGAAGGACGTCCCGCCACAGTGATCGGCGTCGACAAAGACACCGACATCGCCGTCATCAAGATCGATACCAAGGAACCTCTCCCCACCGTCAAACTTGGCAACTCCGACGGGGCACAGGTCGGCGACTGGGTGCTCGCCATTGGCAGCCCATTTGCCCTTTCTAAGACGGTCACGGCGGGCATTATCTCCGCCAAAAACCGCAGCATTGACGAGCCCAGCCCCAATGGAGTCTCACAAACCCAGTTCCAGCGCTTCATCCAGACCGACGCCGCGATCAATCCAGGCAACTCTGGCGGTCCGCTTGTCGATATGGCTGGTCAGGTCGTTGGAATGAACACCGCCATCTACACCCAATCGATGGGCTCTCAAGGCGTTGGATTCGCGATGCCCGCCAACATCATCGCAAACGTCTACAACATGCTAATCGGTCCGGAACATAAGGTGGTTCGAGGCTCCATCGGCATTCAGTTCCAGGTCGCGCAATCCTCCGCTGTCAATCGCGTGTATGGCTTCTCAAGCGGAGTCATCGTCGGCGTCGTCACACCGAACGGAGGCGCAGCAAAGGCTGGCATTCAGGCAGGCGACGTGATCGTCTCTATTGACGGTCGCAACATCAAGGATGGCGACGATCTGGTCAACGACATCTCTGCTCGGCACGTTGGCTCGACCGTAAAACTCGGTTATCTCCGCGAGGGCAAGCAGAATAGCGCCAACGTCGTTATCGGAGATCGCGCCAAGACATACGCGGATATCACTGGTCAGCCGGATGACACCTCCACTCCTCAGGAAACCGATGCAGGAGAAGGCAAACTCGGCATCACCGTATCGGCAATCCCCGCGTCACTGTCCGCTAAGGTCGGTGTCAAAGGCGGAGTCATTGTTACGAACGTGCGGCCTGGCTCTTTTGCCGACGAGATTGGACTTGGCAAAGGAACGATCATCACCGCCATCAATCGCAAACCGGTAACAGACGAGGCCAGTTATCGAGCCATTGTTTCCGCTCTGAAATCCAAAGACGACGTCGTCTTTGTCATTCAGTCTCCAATCCAGAAAAACCTCAACTCCTACGTAGGTGGCACTCTCCCGTAG
- a CDS encoding DMT family transporter codes for MPRRLSPTALAHLLLLAVVIIWGATFVLIKDALQDASPLLFNLLRMALAFVALAIINHRQLGSVKRQSLISGLIVGFFLAAGYQFQTAGLARTTAAKSALITGLVVVFVPLFTIFPALRPSGTPPPRWTSALGAILAFSGLLLLTTPAGTSWQNLFSTVGLGDILTLFCAVAFAAHLLSLAHVSKGIPTAQLATLQIGSAALLMAITLPLGGRPHLTFTPRLITALAITSLLATAAAFTIQSWAQRYLPPTHTAILLSLEPVFACITSFLVLHEHLGRRSLLGATLILIGIVIIELFPSDAPIPMYPI; via the coding sequence TTGCCCAGGCGACTCAGCCCCACCGCCCTGGCCCACCTCCTGCTCCTCGCAGTCGTCATCATTTGGGGAGCGACCTTCGTACTAATTAAAGACGCTCTCCAAGATGCCTCGCCACTCCTCTTCAATTTGCTCAGAATGGCTCTCGCCTTTGTTGCGCTGGCAATCATTAACCACCGTCAACTTGGCTCCGTCAAACGCCAGAGTCTAATCTCCGGCCTCATCGTAGGTTTCTTCCTCGCTGCCGGATATCAGTTCCAGACCGCAGGCCTCGCCCGCACGACCGCAGCGAAATCCGCCCTCATCACCGGCCTAGTAGTCGTCTTTGTCCCTCTGTTCACTATTTTCCCCGCGCTTCGTCCTTCGGGAACACCACCTCCCCGCTGGACCAGCGCCCTTGGTGCCATCCTCGCCTTCTCCGGTCTCCTCCTCCTCACGACACCCGCAGGTACCTCCTGGCAAAACCTCTTCAGTACCGTCGGCCTGGGAGACATCCTTACACTATTCTGCGCAGTAGCCTTTGCCGCCCATCTGCTGTCCCTGGCCCATGTCTCGAAAGGCATCCCAACGGCACAGCTCGCCACCCTCCAGATCGGATCGGCCGCACTACTGATGGCTATCACCCTTCCATTAGGCGGAAGACCCCATCTCACCTTCACGCCCCGTCTGATCACAGCACTTGCCATCACCAGTCTTCTGGCCACAGCTGCGGCTTTCACCATCCAAAGCTGGGCGCAGCGGTATCTCCCCCCCACCCACACCGCTATCCTGCTCAGTTTGGAACCAGTCTTCGCGTGCATCACCTCATTCCTGGTTCTGCATGAACATCTTGGCCGCCGCTCGCTTTTGGGGGCTACCCTCATCCTCATCGGAATCGTCATCATCGAGCTTTTTCCCTCCGACGCGCCAATCCCCATGTATCCGATCTAA
- a CDS encoding amidohydrolase produces the protein MKPFTLIAILLLTTVAQAQQTPPDTIYHHGNILTGAHLRPDDPSPTPAKVQALAIANGKILAAGSDATTLKLKGPKTKIIDLHGAFAMPGFNDAHTHMADAGQQQLSINLDGVKSVAEMQQRIRIYAAKAKPGSWLQGGGWDHTLWPGAKLPTREDIDQVTTGHPCILRRVDGHMALANSAALAAANITADTPDPTGAKIDRDASGNPTGILREPAAYNLVVSKIPSLGPEERTKALNLAINDALAHGVTSVQDNSDWEDFLALEELEDAHKLHLRFAEWLPFDKPLTVLKERRASHPTDDSLLHLTMLKGFMDGSLGSRTAAMDEPYSDDPNNSGLPRYQQDKLTQLASERAAAGFQLGFHAIGDRANDMALNAFGAADQVATLPPQPTNPNSPDAHVVTAPPPAEPTPASLRFRVEHAQVLLPDDFARFASEGVIASMQPSHLLTDMKWATDRLGTERVKYAYAWKSFLDHNVTLAFGTDYPVESINPFRGLYAAITRQNEAGTQTFQPQEKISLNEAIYAYTQASAFAEFREHQKGRLEPGYLADLIVLDHDITTGTPQQLLHTKVLRTILNGETVYTSTANRPAKPTTGADN, from the coding sequence GTGAAACCCTTCACCCTCATCGCAATCCTCCTCCTCACCACCGTCGCGCAGGCGCAACAAACCCCGCCTGACACCATCTACCACCACGGAAACATCCTCACCGGAGCCCACCTCCGGCCCGACGACCCCTCCCCCACCCCCGCCAAAGTCCAGGCCCTCGCCATCGCCAACGGAAAGATCCTCGCCGCCGGCTCCGACGCCACGACCCTCAAACTAAAAGGTCCAAAAACAAAAATCATCGACCTACACGGCGCCTTCGCAATGCCCGGCTTCAACGACGCCCACACCCACATGGCCGACGCCGGCCAGCAGCAACTCTCCATCAACCTCGACGGAGTCAAATCCGTTGCCGAGATGCAACAGCGCATCCGCATCTATGCCGCCAAGGCCAAACCCGGCTCCTGGCTCCAGGGCGGCGGCTGGGACCATACCCTCTGGCCCGGCGCCAAGCTCCCCACCCGCGAGGACATCGACCAGGTCACCACCGGCCACCCCTGCATCCTCAGACGGGTAGACGGCCACATGGCTCTCGCCAACTCCGCCGCCCTCGCCGCCGCCAACATCACCGCCGACACCCCCGACCCCACCGGCGCCAAAATCGACCGCGACGCCTCCGGCAACCCCACCGGGATCCTCCGCGAACCCGCCGCCTACAACCTGGTCGTGAGCAAAATTCCCTCACTCGGCCCCGAAGAGCGCACCAAAGCCCTCAATCTAGCCATTAACGACGCCCTCGCCCATGGCGTTACCAGCGTCCAGGACAACTCCGATTGGGAGGACTTCCTCGCCCTCGAAGAACTTGAGGACGCTCACAAACTCCACCTCCGCTTCGCCGAATGGCTCCCCTTCGACAAGCCCCTGACGGTCCTCAAAGAGCGCCGCGCCAGCCACCCCACCGACGATTCACTCCTCCACCTCACCATGCTCAAGGGCTTCATGGACGGCTCTCTCGGCTCCCGCACAGCCGCCATGGACGAACCCTACTCCGACGACCCCAACAACTCCGGCCTCCCCCGCTACCAGCAGGACAAGCTAACCCAGCTAGCCTCCGAACGAGCCGCCGCAGGCTTCCAACTCGGCTTCCACGCCATTGGCGACCGCGCCAACGACATGGCCCTCAACGCCTTCGGAGCCGCCGACCAGGTCGCCACCCTGCCACCTCAACCCACCAACCCCAACAGCCCCGACGCCCACGTCGTCACCGCCCCGCCACCCGCCGAACCCACCCCCGCCAGCCTCCGCTTCCGCGTAGAACACGCCCAGGTCCTGCTTCCCGACGACTTCGCACGCTTCGCCAGTGAGGGTGTCATCGCCTCCATGCAACCCTCCCACCTACTCACCGACATGAAGTGGGCCACCGACCGCCTGGGCACCGAGCGCGTCAAATACGCCTACGCATGGAAGAGTTTCCTGGACCACAACGTAACTCTGGCCTTCGGTACCGACTACCCGGTGGAGTCCATCAATCCCTTCCGCGGCCTCTACGCGGCCATCACCCGCCAGAATGAGGCCGGTACCCAAACCTTTCAACCACAGGAAAAAATCTCACTCAACGAGGCCATCTACGCCTATACACAAGCCTCCGCCTTCGCAGAGTTCCGCGAACATCAGAAGGGCCGCCTCGAACCCGGTTACCTGGCGGACCTTATCGTTCTCGATCACGACATCACCACCGGCACTCCCCAGCAACTCCTCCACACAAAGGTTCTTCGCACCATCCTGAATGGCGAAACTGTCTATACCTCGACCGCGAATCGCCCAGCCAAACCCACGACCGGGGCGGACAACTAG